A part of Paramisgurnus dabryanus chromosome 15, PD_genome_1.1, whole genome shotgun sequence genomic DNA contains:
- the rcan1a gene encoding calcipressin-1a isoform X2, whose translation MHLKTMKCNPFCLIASLEDSDVFNRPEERTSFEELFRAFDQNVTFQFFKSFRRVRINFSNALAAAEARAKLHKSDFNGREVRLCFAQSVHIGSPRLEPPKPDKQFLLSPPPSPPVGWEQAKDSTPVINYELLCAIARLGPGEKYELQPGTPTTPSVVVHVCENDQDSSETEKDMEEGRRARPKIIQTRRPEYTSSVKQ comes from the exons ATGCATCTGAAAACCATGAAGTGCAACCCTTTCTGCCTTATCGCATCCTTAGAGGATTCGGATGTGTTTAACAGACCCGAGGAAAGG ACCAGTTTTGAGGAACTGTTCCGTGCCTTTGACCAAAACGTCACCTTTCAGTTCTTCAAGAGTTTCCGTCGGGTGAGGATTAACTTTAGCAATGCTCTGGCAGCGGCGGAGGCCAGAGCTAAACTTCACAAAAGTGACTTCAATGGGAGAGAAGTGCGACTTTGTTTTGCACAG TCTGTGCATATTGGCAGTCCACGCCTGGAACCTCCTAAACCAGACAAGCAGTTTCTCTTATCGCCTCCTCCATCACCTCCTGTTGGTTGGGAGCAGGCCAAGGACTCCACACCCGTCATAAACTACGAGCTTTTGTGTGCCATCGCCAGACTTGGGCCAG GCGAAAAGTATGAACTCCAACCAGGAACCCCCACTACGCCCAGTGTGGTCGTACACGTTTGCGAGAACGACCAGGACAGCTCTGAAACCGAGAAGGACATGGAGGAAGGCAGACGTGCTCGTCCAAAAATCATCCAGACCCGCCGTCCCGAATACACGTCTTCTGTCAAGCAGTGA